One Desulfovibrio aminophilus genomic window carries:
- a CDS encoding 3-deoxy-D-manno-octulosonic acid transferase, producing MSRTLLESVYDLAWKLAVPFLSSNARLREGLEERTLRSGPPPRARVWIQAASGGEAYLAWDVLRCLTPPGEGGLDVLCTTNTRQGLGILRQAAVDPELPEGLRVQARYFPFDAPSLMERAVSAVGPEVAVLLESEMWPGFLAACRRHGTRVLLANGRMTDTSLARYRAVPGAARLLRPDLVLAMSPEDRARFAALFGPERVRLMPNIKFGRMARASAPAGDNPLRGLLPGDAPFVVLGSVRRQEEAEVLELARGLLEAWPGAVLGLFPRHMNRVAAWERLLRRAGLPFARRSALRGAAAPGVILLWDAFGELGHAYGLARAAFVGGSLKPLGGQNFLEPLGAGVVPVIGPHWSNFAWAGRELLDQGLVREAADARDAARILAELLERTPDREAVRRAAREHAAGKSGGAREVCARIAQWLQNE from the coding sequence ATGAGCCGCACCCTGCTGGAATCCGTCTATGACCTGGCCTGGAAGCTGGCCGTTCCGTTCCTGTCCAGCAACGCGCGCCTGCGCGAGGGCCTGGAGGAGCGCACCCTGCGCTCCGGGCCGCCGCCGCGCGCGCGGGTCTGGATCCAGGCCGCCTCGGGCGGCGAGGCCTACCTCGCCTGGGACGTGCTGCGCTGCCTGACTCCGCCGGGAGAGGGCGGCCTGGACGTGCTCTGCACCACGAACACCCGCCAGGGCCTGGGCATCCTGAGACAGGCCGCCGTTGATCCCGAACTGCCCGAAGGCCTGCGGGTCCAGGCGCGCTATTTCCCCTTCGACGCGCCTTCGCTCATGGAGCGGGCCGTGTCCGCCGTGGGCCCGGAGGTGGCCGTGCTCCTGGAGAGCGAGATGTGGCCGGGATTCCTGGCCGCCTGCCGCCGCCACGGGACGCGTGTGCTCCTGGCCAACGGCCGGATGACCGACACGAGCCTCGCGCGCTACCGGGCCGTGCCCGGGGCGGCCCGGCTGCTGCGGCCGGACCTGGTCCTGGCCATGTCGCCCGAGGACCGCGCGCGCTTCGCCGCGCTTTTCGGGCCGGAGCGCGTCCGGCTCATGCCGAACATCAAGTTCGGCCGCATGGCCCGGGCCTCGGCCCCGGCCGGGGACAATCCCCTGCGCGGCCTGCTGCCCGGGGACGCGCCCTTCGTGGTCCTGGGCTCGGTGCGCCGCCAGGAGGAGGCGGAGGTGCTCGAACTGGCGCGCGGCCTGCTGGAGGCCTGGCCCGGGGCCGTGCTCGGCCTGTTCCCCCGGCACATGAACCGGGTGGCCGCCTGGGAGCGGCTGCTGCGGCGCGCCGGCCTGCCCTTCGCGCGGCGTTCCGCGCTCCGGGGCGCGGCCGCGCCCGGCGTGATCCTGCTTTGGGACGCCTTCGGCGAGCTGGGCCACGCCTACGGCCTGGCCCGGGCGGCCTTCGTGGGCGGCAGCCTGAAGCCCCTGGGCGGGCAGAATTTCCTGGAGCCCCTGGGCGCCGGGGTGGTGCCGGTCATCGGCCCGCACTGGTCGAATTTCGCCTGGGCGGGGCGGGAGCTGCTGGACCAGGGGCTGGTGCGCGAGGCGGCCGACGCCCGCGACGCGGCCCGCATCCTGGCCGAACTCCTGGAGCGGACGCCCGACCGAGAGGCCGTGCGCCGCGCCGCCCGGGAGCATGCCGCCGGGAAAAGCGGCGGAGCGCGCGAGGTTTGCGCCCGTATTGCCCAATGGCTCCAGAACGAGTAG
- a CDS encoding HDIG domain-containing metalloprotein, translating to MRTILPRPGGVLGGLLPPLAAPPVPAGAGSVPDEGRCRELWDLYDMLPNIRAHSLLVARVAVFLAERGRERGFDVNVGEARASALLHDLAKTYTIRHGGSHSQLGASWVMEHTGNPRIAQGVMHHVFWPFEVDLERDFTPLCVLYGDKRVAHDQVVGMDERFEDLMERYGMSEAIKARILATHEQGVQVERLFSEALEVDLRCASF from the coding sequence ATGCGCACGATTCTTCCCCGGCCCGGAGGCGTCCTCGGCGGCCTTCTGCCTCCCCTGGCCGCGCCGCCTGTTCCGGCCGGAGCCGGGAGCGTCCCGGACGAGGGCCGTTGCCGGGAACTTTGGGACCTCTACGACATGCTGCCCAACATCCGGGCCCACAGCCTGCTCGTGGCCCGCGTGGCCGTCTTCCTGGCCGAGCGCGGCCGGGAGCGCGGCTTCGACGTCAACGTGGGCGAGGCCCGGGCCTCGGCGCTGCTGCACGACCTGGCCAAGACCTACACCATCCGCCACGGCGGCAGCCACAGCCAACTGGGGGCCTCCTGGGTCATGGAGCACACCGGCAACCCGCGCATCGCCCAGGGCGTCATGCACCACGTGTTCTGGCCCTTCGAGGTCGACCTGGAGCGGGACTTCACGCCCCTGTGCGTGCTCTACGGCGACAAGCGCGTGGCCCACGACCAGGTGGTGGGCATGGACGAACGGTTCGAGGACCTCATGGAGCGCTACGGCATGAGCGAGGCCATCAAGGCCCGCATCCTGGCCACCCATGAGCAGGGGGTTCAGGTGGAACGTCTTTTCAGCGAAGCACTCGAGGTGGATTTGCGATGCGCGTCCTTCTGA
- a CDS encoding D-alanine--D-alanine ligase, translated as MRVLLIAGGWSSEREVSLSGARQIESALQSLGHSVTFLDPARRFREILPLARRHDFAFINMHGSPGEDGLIQAILDKAGCAYQGSGPEGSFLALNKAAAKEVFEAEGIPTPEWALASEHGGVSAAEDLLLPVFVKPNSGGSSLGMSLVRWAGELKPALELVFGMNDAALVECMVPGTELTCGVLGETPLPLIMIKPKHGSAFFDYQNKYAADGADEICPAPVPEEVSRLIQDLTLRAHRALGLSGYSRGDFIWDGKAAYLLEMNTLPGMTPTSLVPRAAARAGLDFPALIAELIRLGLEERGGRARS; from the coding sequence ATGCGCGTCCTTCTGATCGCGGGCGGCTGGTCCAGCGAACGCGAGGTGTCCCTGTCTGGAGCCCGGCAGATCGAGTCCGCGCTCCAGTCCCTCGGCCATTCCGTGACCTTTTTGGACCCGGCCCGCCGTTTCCGCGAGATTCTGCCCCTGGCCCGCAGGCACGACTTCGCCTTCATCAACATGCACGGCTCCCCGGGCGAAGACGGCCTGATCCAGGCCATCCTGGACAAGGCGGGTTGCGCCTACCAGGGCTCGGGCCCCGAGGGCTCTTTTCTGGCCTTGAACAAGGCCGCCGCCAAGGAGGTCTTCGAGGCCGAGGGCATCCCCACCCCGGAGTGGGCCCTGGCCAGCGAGCACGGCGGCGTGTCCGCCGCCGAGGATCTGCTCCTGCCGGTGTTCGTCAAGCCCAACTCCGGCGGCTCCAGCCTGGGCATGAGCCTCGTGCGCTGGGCGGGCGAGCTGAAGCCCGCCCTGGAGCTCGTCTTCGGCATGAACGACGCGGCCCTGGTGGAGTGCATGGTCCCGGGCACGGAGCTGACCTGCGGCGTGCTCGGCGAGACCCCACTGCCGCTCATCATGATCAAACCCAAGCACGGCTCGGCCTTCTTCGACTACCAGAACAAGTACGCGGCCGACGGGGCCGACGAGATCTGCCCCGCGCCGGTGCCCGAGGAGGTCTCGCGGCTCATCCAGGACCTGACCCTGCGCGCCCACCGGGCCCTGGGCCTGTCCGGCTACAGCCGGGGCGACTTCATCTGGGACGGCAAGGCCGCTTATCTGTTGGAGATGAACACCCTGCCGGGCATGACCCCCACGAGCCTCGTGCCCCGGGCCGCGGCCCGCGCGGGCCTGGACTTCCCGGCGCTCATCGCCGAACTCATCCGGCTGGGCCTGGAGGAGCGCGGCGGCCGCGCCCGGAGCTGA